The Gossypium arboreum isolate Shixiya-1 chromosome 4, ASM2569848v2, whole genome shotgun sequence DNA segment CCTGAAATTGATCTTAATATCATTGACATTCTTTCTTAAGATATTTTATGAGCAATATGAGCAAGGGATGCCTAGAAAAAGAAGCTATTGAGGGGAGTCGTCTGTGGCCTGATATCTTATGATTCTTTGAATAAAATTCGAAATGCTGCAATGTTTTCTTGTTGCAGTACTATGATATTAGAAAGAAATGTGAGGGGAGTCTTTGCTATGACTTCTCAAACATGGAGACATTTCTGAACAGGCAATGTGTTAGGGATGCTCTTGGTGTTGGGAATATAGATTTCGTTTCCTGAAGCCCTACAGGCCATGGTGGTTGACTGGATGCACAATCTTGAAGTTTTAGTAGctgttaaatatttctaaaaataaaataaatttaataaaatataataataattgagTAAAATTAATATTAGCAAATAAATAAGACAATTGTATTGAGTAAAATTTAAGAATGTCAAAACATAACATAGACATTTTGTTTTCTCTAAAGACGatgataataataaagtaaaacaTCCATTCTAAAGTCTAATTATACTCTTTTGAGGGCGAGATCCAAATGTATGGAGAAAGATCTTTGTGCGAGGATTTGAATTGATAATATTTTTCCAAGCTTCCGTCTTTCAAATGAAAAATACCAATATCTCGAGGACCCAATACCTCATATGCATCCCAATCAATAAAATCATCTGTGAAATATATAGAATTAGGCTGGCCTCCGGGAAAATCCAAAACTGAAACTGCTAAAGTATTATTATCACTCACAAAAACTATATCTCCATCTATACTCTCTACCTCTTTCTTTTCTAAGAATTTTCCGTTTTCATAATCTAAAATCAACTTGAAAACTGTGAATTTTTTTGTCCAATGAGCCATTCTTTCACCAaccttttcaaaatcaaaatgttTATGGATGGAGTATAAATTTCCCATAGATGACTTAACAAGATATACTTTATGTAAATAATTCTCAAGCTTTAAAATTTTTGGCACGAGTGTGTTCAATTTTGGTGGCTTTGAACTTTCATCATCTTCTACACCATTAACATCGAATGATACAAGATTGTTGTATTCCCCTATAGCATAAACCAAACCTTTATGGAAAAGAATATCACTGATAAGAGATTGATCTTCATCGACATCCATGTATATCCAATTTTCTTGGCAAGGTCTGTAGAAGGCTACCCTGCCATACACACTATAAATTACAACAACTACAAAATTATTCGGATGCAACAAGGGATCGTCTGATAACACAACCTTTTGAATTTTATATGTGTAGGGCCCACTATCATATGCCATGCTATCAAACTGAGGAAGATGAATGCCAAGATTTTTAAAAGGATTTGAAAGAGTTATATTAAAGCTCTTATCCACGGTGGCTATCCAACCATAACAAGAACCAAAGTATCTCCGTGTATAAGGCTTGGGAAATTCAATCTTAGCGACTTTTGATTTGGCTTGTAGGCTGTATACTTTTTGCTTTGTGGCGCTCTTTTTGGATGGAACCATCAGCATTGGAACTAGATTTGGGGATGATCGCCTCTTGatgttgagaaaaatattgaacaGTGAATGTCAATTTTTGCTAACAGCACCAAATTGAACCCGACTGATGGGTTCATCTATTTTCTCAAGAACTATAAGAAGACAGAGTTCTAGTAGATATTCCCAATCTGGCACAGAATTCCCCATACTTGTTACTTCAAAAAACCAGTAACAACTTGGTCCCTgcgaataattaaaataaaataagaaggtGACGAAACTATGTATTTTTAGCACTTATATCGGTATTTGGAGCGTGCAAAtattagatttttaaatttagagCATGCACTTATATAGACTTCAAGTGTTATTTTTCTACTTCAATTAGGATGTTAATAGTTTTCTACTTTTAGAAGTTGAAACCAATTGTAAGTTTATTTAAATTAAGTTTCTATAATAATTATTTTGCTATTCGTTACTAAAATAttccttaatttttattttcgtgTTATTATTTCACTGACTTTCAATCTTCAacttcaaattaaaaaatttgaaaagataaaatgagtttaaaataaataacggTAGTGCTCATATTACAAAATTTTTTTTAtacctaaaattaaaatttaagaaagTTGGAGGAGCAAACATGGAATTTACCCTATAAAACCTGAAAAACCGGTTTACCGACTCTAAGAAAAATAAAGTGGAGAGCACACGTGTGGTTGATGTTCATTAAAAAAACGAAGTCCTCACAACGCAATTAAATGAAACTGAACAGCTTATTGGGGGAGCTGAAAACCTATTATttcaacaaaaagaaaataaaaaaaattgaacggCGATAATCTCTGGAGATGGTTCGACCGACGGCGATAGGCACCACGAACAGATCGTCATCAGCGATGTCATCCATGACAACCACCGTGACGATCGAGAACACCTCGGGCTCGTCCTCCTCGTCGTCGCAGCCTCAAGAAGCCCTCGTGCTCGAACTCCGCCCTAGGAAGAAAAAAGTTACGTTGAAAGAAGGCACCGTGGACAACGAATTCAtgaacaagaagagttccaataTATGTTGTATTTACCATAAAGAAAAGCCCTTCGACGAAGATGACAGTGATGACGACGGACATGACCATCATCATCACCATCATCCATCCAACGGACAAGATTCCTCCAAGGATGGCTGCAGGCCCAGCAGCAGCTCCAGCTCCAGCTCCAGCGCCTGATTCTGTTTGTTTGGGACAATGTATTTTTCTTAATATTCTCCATTCTTTGGTTTTTGGTGTTTTCCAAATCAGGTATCACCTTGAATAACTGTAATTTTGTATCGTTTTGAAACCATGTAATACTAAAAAGTTTTAAGttctttatgtaacaccccaaacccggcctagacgttatgactggatccgacatgccacatcgaagcgttcaaaatattttatattgttgatccagaaaaaacttacttagtgttttaaaagataatttcattataggttaaagtgaatggaagtcatgcaccggtaggaaaccggaaaagaggtggtgagtccatcggattgcttaagtaccaagctcccttcggatccaatcctagacatgcataccgccattgccacaccttaacgtcatggatatttctaggaaaccgattttgattaagtcatttttaggaaaagtgattaattttgaaaaatacttttattgcggaagctttgcttgttgtcgtattattttgaaatcaattgttgtttttgaaaacgcgccctaaagctttccaact contains these protein-coding regions:
- the LOC108458997 gene encoding uncharacterized protein LOC108458997; protein product: MGNSVPDWEYLLELCLLIVLEKIDEPISRVQFGARRSSPNLVPMLMVPSKKSATKQKVYSLQAKSKVAKIEFPKPYTRRYFGSCYGWIATVDKSFNITLSNPFKNLGIHLPQFDSMAYDSGPYTYKIQKVVLSDDPLLHPNNFVVVVIYSVYGRVAFYRPCQENWIYMDVDEDQSLISDILFHKGLVYAIGEYNNLVSFDVNGVEDDESSKPPKLNTLVPKILKLENYLHKVYLVKSSMGNLYSIHKHFDFEKVGERMAHWTKKFTVFKLILDYENGKFLEKKEVESIDGDIVFVSDNNTLAVSVLDFPGGQPNSIYFTDDFIDWDAYESTTMACRASGNEIYIPNTKSIPNTLPVQKCLHV
- the LOC108458996 gene encoding protein phosphatase 1 regulatory subunit INH3-like encodes the protein MVRPTAIGTTNRSSSAMSSMTTTVTIENTSGSSSSSSQPQEALVLELRPRKKKVTLKEGTVDNEFMNKKSSNICCIYHKEKPFDEDDSDDDGHDHHHHHHPSNGQDSSKDGCRPSSSSSSSSSA